The following are from one region of the Capsicum annuum cultivar UCD-10X-F1 chromosome 1, UCD10Xv1.1, whole genome shotgun sequence genome:
- the LOC107851250 gene encoding uncharacterized protein LOC107851250, with product MISHDIQKDIVAGCKIETIKVIIKDLDGDYFSLLVDESRYISHKDQMVICLRYVDKKGFVKEAFIGLVHVKDTSALSLKKAIVDVLANHSLTLALVREQCYDVESNMKDFLNPIDSFSSFDIKRILVMHKLYPDNFDEFKMRALENQLVNYIIDVRDIDKRFSSLGRLEIFVRKLVETKKHLSYPFVFLLVKFALLLAVAITSVERTFLSMKYIKNDFRN from the exons ATTGTGGCTGGATGTAAGATTGAAACAATTAAAGTTATAATAAAGGATTTAGATGGTGATTACTTTTCTTTGTTGGTTGATGAATCAAGATACATATCACACAAAGATCAAATGGTTATTTGTTTACGATATGTTGATAAAAAGGGATTTGTGAAGGAAGCATTCATTGGACTTGTTCATGTTAAAGATACTAGCGCTTTATCTCTAAAGAAAGCAATTGTGGATGTACTTGCTAACCATTCTTTAACTTTAGCTTTAGTACGAGAGCAATGTTATGATGTGGAAAGCAATATGAAAG ATTTCTTGAATCCAATTGATTCATTTTCTAGTTTTGACATCAAAAGGATATTGGTGATGCATAAATTATATCCTGAtaactttgatgaatttaagATGAGGGCTCTTGAGAATCAActtgttaattatattattgatgttCGTGATATTGATAAAAGATTCTCTAGTTTAGGCAGACTTGAAATTTTTGTAAGAAAGTTGGTTGAGACAAAGAAGCATTTAAGTTATCCTTTTGTATTTCTGTTAGTGAAGTTTGCTTTGCTTCTAGCCGTTGCCATAACATCAGTTGAAAGAACTTTTTTATCAATGAAGTATATCAAGAATGATTTTCGGAATTGA